Proteins co-encoded in one Muntiacus reevesi chromosome 13, mMunRee1.1, whole genome shotgun sequence genomic window:
- the LSM6 gene encoding U6 snRNA-associated Sm-like protein LSm6, producing the protein MSLRKQTPSDFLKQIIGRPVVVKLNSGVDYRGVLACLDGYMNIALEQTEEYVNGQLKNKYGDAFIRGNNVLYISTQKRRM; encoded by the exons ATGAGTCTGCGGAAGCAAACACCCAGTGACTTCCTGAAGCAAATCATCGGGCGACCAGTTGTGGTGAAATTAAATTCGGGAGTGGATTATCGAG GGGTCCTGGCTTGCCTGGATGGCTACATGAATATAGCCTTGGAGCAGACAGAGGAGTATGTCAATGGACAGCTGAAGAACAAGTACGGGGATGCATTTATCCgaggaaacaatg tgttgtATATAAGTACACAGAAGAGGAGGATGTGA